From Candidatus Hydrogenedentota bacterium, one genomic window encodes:
- a CDS encoding FAD-dependent oxidoreductase — protein MKSTNTILGLMILLPAFSALATPPQRDFDVVVYGATAGGVAAAVAAAGEGGSVALIEPRHHVGGMTSGGLGATDFGRTQVIGGMARDFYEELGELYGEPISWYFEPHQAERVLRRWLREARVDVFFGSRLDAVEKEGGRIAAITLESGARFTAEVFIDCSYEGDLLPRAGVSYTWGREGRDAYGESLAGRIEYSDKHQFSVPVNPRDDAGNLLPLVFTGEGGAPGSADQKVQAYNFRLCMTQNPKNRVAWPRPEGFDPAQWELLRRYLAARPETKFAELCNPIAMPGGKTDTNNNGPISTDYIGASWGYPEGSYEEQAAIWADHERYVKGFFYFLAHDAGVPAELQAEVRSWGLAKDEFTDTDNWPHQLYVREARRMVGSYVTRQSDLQENRRKDDSIGMASYNSDSHHVQRLPATASPHWPDGTPSTLNEGDMQVGVRPYDMSYCSFVPQAAECENLLVGCAFSASHVAYSSMRMEPQYMIIGQALGIAAALAREGNTPVQDIDVTALQAKLRSLGAILHEDEANPDWLRASDLPGVVMDNDRAELIGNWKPSVSAGPFVGLDYVHDDNAASSENMARFNPGSLAPGRYEIRLSYSANPNRAVRALVRVHTASGVVELHLDQRASQGALAPFVNLGLYDIAAGGGTVEIVGSPDAGGVLSADCVQWLAQ, from the coding sequence ATGAAATCTACCAACACGATTCTTGGTCTAATGATCCTACTCCCGGCCTTCTCCGCGCTTGCTACACCGCCCCAACGGGATTTTGACGTGGTGGTCTATGGCGCTACGGCCGGGGGCGTGGCGGCGGCGGTGGCTGCCGCCGGCGAGGGGGGCTCCGTCGCCCTCATCGAGCCGCGCCACCATGTGGGCGGCATGACCAGCGGCGGCCTCGGGGCCACGGACTTCGGCCGAACGCAGGTCATCGGCGGGATGGCCCGCGACTTCTATGAGGAGCTCGGCGAACTCTATGGCGAACCGATCTCGTGGTATTTCGAGCCCCATCAGGCCGAGCGTGTGTTGCGGCGATGGTTGCGCGAGGCGCGGGTTGACGTCTTTTTCGGGAGTCGTCTCGACGCCGTGGAGAAGGAGGGGGGGCGCATCGCCGCGATCACGCTGGAGAGCGGCGCGCGATTCACCGCCGAAGTATTCATCGATTGCTCCTACGAAGGCGATCTACTTCCCCGGGCGGGTGTTTCATACACGTGGGGCCGGGAAGGGCGGGATGCTTATGGCGAAAGCCTTGCGGGTCGCATCGAATACAGCGACAAGCACCAGTTCTCCGTGCCGGTGAATCCGCGGGATGACGCGGGCAATTTGTTGCCGCTAGTCTTCACCGGCGAAGGGGGCGCGCCGGGTTCGGCTGACCAAAAGGTTCAGGCCTACAACTTCCGGCTCTGCATGACCCAGAATCCCAAGAACCGTGTGGCCTGGCCCCGACCCGAGGGCTTCGACCCGGCGCAATGGGAACTGCTGCGGCGCTATCTCGCGGCGCGCCCGGAGACGAAATTCGCCGAGTTGTGCAATCCCATCGCCATGCCCGGCGGCAAGACGGACACCAACAACAACGGCCCCATTTCTACAGACTACATCGGCGCAAGCTGGGGTTATCCCGAGGGGAGCTACGAAGAACAGGCGGCAATCTGGGCGGACCACGAGCGTTACGTGAAGGGCTTTTTTTACTTTCTCGCCCACGATGCGGGCGTGCCCGCCGAGCTCCAGGCCGAAGTGCGCTCCTGGGGCCTGGCGAAAGATGAGTTTACCGATACCGACAACTGGCCGCACCAGCTCTACGTGCGCGAAGCCCGGCGTATGGTCGGGAGCTATGTCACGCGCCAGAGCGATCTGCAAGAGAACCGCCGGAAAGACGACAGCATCGGCATGGCCTCTTACAACTCCGACTCGCATCATGTCCAGCGTCTTCCGGCCACCGCATCGCCCCACTGGCCCGACGGCACACCCTCCACCCTCAACGAGGGCGATATGCAGGTCGGCGTGCGGCCCTACGACATGTCCTATTGTTCCTTTGTGCCGCAGGCGGCGGAATGCGAGAATCTGCTCGTGGGCTGTGCCTTTTCCGCCTCCCATGTGGCCTATTCCAGCATGCGTATGGAGCCCCAGTACATGATCATTGGCCAGGCCCTCGGCATAGCCGCAGCTTTGGCGCGCGAAGGGAATACCCCCGTCCAGGATATCGACGTCACCGCGTTGCAGGCGAAACTTCGGAGTCTTGGGGCCATTCTCCACGAGGACGAGGCCAACCCCGACTGGCTGCGGGCCTCGGATCTGCCCGGCGTAGTGATGGACAATGACCGCGCCGAACTCATCGGGAATTGGAAGCCATCCGTGAGCGCGGGACCCTTTGTGGGACTCGATTATGTGCACGACGACAACGCGGCCAGCTCCGAAAATATGGCTCGATTTAACCCCGGGTCATTGGCTCCGGGTCGCTATGAGATCCGACTGTCCTACTCGGCCAATCCGAATCGGGCGGTGCGGGCGCTCGTGCGGGTTCATACCGCCAGCGGAGTGGTCGAATTGCATCTGGACCAGCGCGCCTCTCAGGGAGCGCTCGCGCCCTTTGTGAACCTCGGTCTGTACGATATCGCGGCGGGCGGCGGGACGGTTGAAATTGTCGGCAGTCCCGATGCCGGCGGGGTCCTCAGCGCGGACTGCGTTCAGTGGTTGGCGCAATAG